The Rhipicephalus sanguineus isolate Rsan-2018 chromosome 10, BIME_Rsan_1.4, whole genome shotgun sequence genome segment ttcggtgcgcgcaagccaTGTGAAGACCgtcggcagtgtctcttggtgtgcggcGAAGCGTAGTGAAGCCAGTGCCTAGGTGTGtgtatgaagcggggatcggcgcctgtttaccgacggtaactagcactcgaggagcctgcaatgtgtgtttgagtgtcggtaacagttcgtttggttcgctttcctgtgtctcagtaaggtgcagCGCGGCATTTCGAATTCACGGCATTCTCGCAAGTTAACCGAGTGATTTCGTGCTCGTATGGTAACGCATGGACTACGCTCAGTAtatggttcttgcttcgccactggATTTTCTTGTGAGAGTCCACGCAAATGCAGTGTTCGTGGGTGCAACGATGTGCGtcgtgaacagtggtgctgtgttgacatttccaagacttcttaagaggctgtgcccgtgtgacaagaATAAAAACGTaataaccgtgtttcgccctacgaagttgcgatggtgctttaagAAGGCTTTAAGGATTTTCCGCTGGGCTAGACGTTTTcctttttaactcgttgcttctcagTTTTTGCgataaccgtaatccgaacgtcataatGTGTCGAAAcgaagtcgcgcgccgagacattctgctgtaaatgtggctgctttggcaagTACatcttgactgttctccggtgaaaacttggacttctACCTGCCAGCGagagcacgtggacgtcacgcttcgctcccgACAGAACACACTTTTCGCTGGTGCCTTGTGTTgtatgaagtcgtagaccagcacctgcaaACTACCGGTTTTCgagtccatctgtcctgtcgttttgcacggtACTGGAGCCCTTGACTACatcggcccacggcgatttcttacgttcaccagtggacgtacacgtcttgctagccttgcatttctacgtcaacggcagctttcagcccacagacgtcttttgcctgttggtcgcagagcacattcgattcccgatggcactgacggctgctaatatcgttgtgccatcggtgagttgaacttgcgcaaatAATTTCGtcgctattcgtgtagtgctcaaacgtacgtttgtaagtttttcatcgcAGCAGATTTAATGttaccccatgttaagttccagtgtGAAAAATGTATTACTACCGcttgatatatacatatattgcaatattaGCAAGTACatcagcagtttttatgatttggcttaagcaaccttttatctgattattaagagcAGCCAGTCTGTTTGCAACGCTTGATAGTTGAGAGAATGTGAAGTAACGTAGCTGACACAGGCCAGAACcacaagtaaaacaaggtttattctaaagacctgcgatcgtcgtcttcctcagtctactcagacctatgtgcacgcgccgtgcagatgcgctcagccgcagttccgcaattggcgcgataCAGCACTTCCTTCCCCTAGAGTGTCTGATGAGAAATTGCCCTTTTTTCTAAAACCTGTCCGGAACTCTTCTTTTGCGAGTTGAACGTCTGGGTAGGACAGGGTCTTCCACAGCGCTTGCAGGCTGGTCTGTACCCGCCCCTTCGTCTGTTTGTGCGCCGAGTTCCTTTGCGGGTAGTTGTTGTGGCAGCGAACCTTCATCGCCGATGTTCGTTTCGCTCTCCCTTGAATGGGTCACGGAGGCTTCTTGCTGCGCTTGCTGAGCTTCCCGAAATCGCACCTGGTCGACATGTCGTCGCTGTTCTCCTTCTTCCGTATCAACAGTAAGCAGCCGACCCCTGCTGGTCGCCGTCACCGTACCAGGCAGCCATCTCTGTCCACTGCGGTTATACTGTCGTGACCAAACTCATGTTCCAGGAAGAATCAAGCGGGAAGGTGGTGCTGCAGCCTTGACTGTCTCTTTTGTGTCCTCTCGCACCGGGAAATGAGCACTTAGTCTGGTTCTTGGTTGGGCACCTAGCAACATCTCTGCGGGCGATTTGCCGTCCTTTACCGGCGTTACCCTGTACCGAAGCAAGAATTTAGCAAGTCGACATTTCAGTGACCCTACTTTGTTCTTCTTTAGTGCTTCCTTGACAGTGCGCACTGCCCGCTCTGCTGCCCCGTTCGACTGCGGAAATAAGGGGCAGTTGTCACGTGACGGACATGGTTATCCCGAAAGAAGGTCTTTGTCACCACACTGGTGAATTGGGGCCCATTATCGGACACCACTGTGTGAGGCAGGCCAAAACGAGCGAAAATACTCCGAAGAACTTCCACTGTGGTGTCAGCCGTCGCTGTTTTGAGTGGGACTGCCTCTATCCATTTCGTACCTGCGTCCACCAGCACAAGGATCATGTGACCTTCCACAGGACCAGCAAAGTCGACATGCAGCCGAGACCAGCGCTTGTCAGTTTCAGGCCAACTTGAAGGAACCTGAGCTGCAGGTAGTGGcatacactgcacacagtgcggaCAACTTTTTACCAGACTCTCTATATCGTGGTCCAGAGCCGGATACCAAAACAACGCGCGTGCGAGGCTCTTCATTGCCGTGATGCCCGGATGGCTTTCGTGCAATTCTTCCAACATGAAAGAACGCGCTCTCTCCGGCAGAATGACACGATGACCCCAATAAACTAATCCGTTGCTCACTGTCAGCTCATCCCTACGAGTGAAAAAAGGACGGAAACACTGTTGTCCCGCACTCAGTCCTCCTGGCCAACCCCGCAGAATCCATGTCATTACTTGACGAAGCACTCTATCTTCAGCGGTGTTCTCTGCTAGCTTCTGGGGACACAGAGCAAACTCGTTTAAAACTTGCGCGTGCAGCACGTATTCTACCGAAGAGCTGCTTTCTGTTGCGCTTTCTTGATTAGTCAGAGGTAAGCGGTTACCATTCAGCTGTCCTTTCCGATATTCGAGCTCATACTGATACGTTGACAAAAGTAATGCCCAGCGTTGGATCCTCGCTGCTGCCATTTGTGGAATGGGCTTATCCTGATGAAAAAGCCCGGTCAATGGATTGTGATCAGTGACCAGCGTAAACCGGTTGCCAAAAAAATAATCTCGAAAGTTGGTCACACCGAAAACTAAGGCAAGCCCTTCCTTTTCCAActgcgagtagtttttctctgcaGCAGTCAATGTTCTCGATCGAAAACCTATCGGATAATCTTTGCCGTTGATGCGATGAGACAGCACAGCACCCAAACCATACATGGAAGCGTCACATTCAAGCCGAAGTGGCTTACAAGGATCATAATGAATTAGAAAGTTTGCCTTTTTCATAGCCTTCTTGGCTTCTTGAAATGCGCTTTCTTGCGCCTGTCCCCATTTCCAGGCAACTCCCTTCGTCAGCAATGCATACAGTGGTGCTAGCATGGTTGAGAGGTTAGGCAAGAATTTGGAGTAATACGTGATTAAGCCCAGAAAAGATTTCAACTGGCTCACCGAAGTTGGCGACGGTGCACCTACTATGGCGCCGAGATTGTCTTGCAAAGGATGCAGGCCTTTTTCGTCGATGCGGTGGCCCAGAAAAGTCACTTGTTTTTCTCGGAATCTGCATTTGGTTTTATTCAGCTTCAGGCCGCTGTCCTGCAGTCGTTGGAACACTTGTCGCAATACCGACATATCGTGCTTCTTTTCCGCGACaataatgtcatctaggtagactTTCACTCCTGGCAGACCTCGGAGGACTGATTCCATGCGCCTATGGAACAGAGCTGGGGCTGAAGCGATTCCGAAAGCGAGGCGATTGTAACAGTAGAGTCCCTTATGCGTGTTCAGCACTGCGAAccgtttagcttcggcgtctagaGGAAGCTGGTTGTATGCGTTACGTAGGTCCAATGTACTAAAGACTTCACCTCCAGCAAGCGCTGCGAAGATATCGTCAACTTTCGGCAGAGGATACTGTTCCAAGTAAGTAGCCGGATTCACCGTTAACTTGAAGTCCCCGCAGAGTCTTATGTCACCGTTCTTTTTCGCCACGGGGACTACCGGCGTTGCCCTTTCAGAGACGCTGATCTGGGAAAGCACTCCTTCTTCCACCAGGCGATCAATCTCTGCTGCGACTTGGGCACGCATTGCATAAGGCACGGTCcgtgctttgcaaaaacgaggcCGAGCGCCTTCCTTGATGTGTAGCTTAACGGGAGGCCCTTCACAGCAACCCAGTTTGTTGTCAAACAGCTGCGAAAATTCGTCAAGTAGGGCTTTCAAttgcgcattctgttgaacaaagtttacacacgcagcgctgttggcgTCCAAAAGAGACAAGCCGGCCTTGCCAAATTCCTCGATTGTACGCCGGCCGCAGAGGAGTGGTCCTTGACAGCCCACCACCACTAACGTACTGGTCACGGTTACTGTCCCAGACTTCACGTCCATGGTTAACTTGCCAATGACGGGCAGGGGTCCAAGAAAGCATGATAGACGCAGGGCAGTTTTTGCGAGAGCTGGCCACCGCCTTCTGTGTCTCTCGTATACACTCACTGGAATCACACTCACCGGCGAGCCCGTGTCGATTATCATGCTCAGTTCCTGCCCTCCCCACGTCAAAACCTTCTCGAGAGGCCGCGAGACGTCCCTGTCGGTCGCACTGTGTgccaccaaggcaagcatgaatTCTTCGCTCTCACTTTCATCTTCTTCCACGACATATGCACCTGACGTCCGGGTACGACTCCTGCGGCATACCCTGGCCAGATGACCTTTCCTCCCGCACATACGGCATTTGGTGTTTCGATGGCGGCACACATTGGAATCATGCGGCCCGTCGCAACGTTCGCACAGTGGACGACTGCTTTCCAGGTTGCTGCTCGGCGCTCGGGACTCACGTCGTCGTAGTCGCAGCAGGGCGTTCATGGTACCACTTCCGTTGCCCACGCCAGTCTCCTGCATGTCACGGACGTCTTCCTGTGCCTTCTCGGAAGCCATGGCGAAGTCCTCGGCCTCTTTCATGGTCAGCGTAGCTCGCGTCAACAAAGAACGCCGTGCGTCGTCGTCCCGGATACCGCAAACGATGCGATCTCGCAACATACGGTCCATCATACTACCGAAGTTGCAGCTTTCGGCTAGCCTCCTGAGTtccgcgatgaaatctcgcacacTCTCGCCTTCCTTTTGCTTCCGCATGAAAAACGCATAACTGGCTGCAATTTCATTAGCTTGCGGG includes the following:
- the LOC119406728 gene encoding uncharacterized protein K02A2.6-like, with the protein product MKEAEDFAMASEKAQEDVRDMQETGVGNGSGTMNALLRLRRRESRAPSSNLESSRPLCERCDGPHDSNVCRHRNTKCRMCGRKGHLARVCRRSRTRTSGAYVVEEDESESEEFMLALVAHSATDRDVSRPLEKVLTWGGQELSMIIDTGSPVSVIPVSVYERHRRRWPALAKTALRLSCFLGPLPVIGKLTMDVKSGTVTVTSTLVVVGCQGPLLCGRRTIEEFGKAGLSLLDANSAACVNFVQQNAQLKALLDEFSQLFDNKLGCCEGPPVKLHIKEGARPRFCKARTVPYAMRAQVAAEIDRLVEEGVLSQISVSERATPVVPVAKKNGDIRLCGDFKLTVNPATYLEQYPLPKVDDIFAALAGGEVFSTLDLRNAYNQLPLDAEAKRFAVLNTHKGLYCYNRLAFGIASAPALFHRRMESVLRGLPGVKVYLDDIIVAEKKHDMSVLRQVFQRLQDSGLKLNKTKCRFREKQVTFLGHRIDEKGLHPLQDNLGAIVGAPSPTSCMPLPAAQVPSSWPETDKRWSRLHVDFAGPVEGHMILVLVDAGAIFLELAPTNSFVAVSDCVRLAGH